The following are encoded in a window of Halosolutus halophilus genomic DNA:
- a CDS encoding ArsR family transcriptional regulator produces MHPKPERTDADGGSQGEPGAFDSWAALQKSTDRTRANLIADIVGHPEGAPSVKELDYMNPSLEDDAIRRHLSILQDVGVVEELVVEPGNRIRGYPYKFYELSDEARELFDRNDLFPEAAWQRQYDRVQRTGEIKELEAMPRPTRE; encoded by the coding sequence ATGCACCCGAAACCGGAGCGGACGGACGCCGACGGAGGGAGCCAGGGGGAGCCCGGAGCGTTCGACTCGTGGGCGGCGCTCCAGAAGTCGACCGACAGGACGCGAGCGAACCTGATCGCCGACATCGTCGGCCACCCGGAAGGGGCACCCAGCGTGAAGGAGCTAGACTACATGAACCCGAGTCTCGAGGACGACGCGATCCGACGCCATCTCTCTATCCTGCAGGACGTCGGGGTCGTCGAGGAACTCGTCGTCGAGCCAGGAAACCGGATTCGCGGCTACCCGTACAAGTTCTACGAACTGAGCGACGAGGCACGCGAGTTGTTCGATCGAAACGACCTGTTTCCCGAAGCGGCGTGGCAACGGCAGTACGATCGCGTCCAGCGGACGGGTGAGATCAAGGAACTCGAAGCCATGCCTCGTCCGACTCGAGAGTAG
- a CDS encoding OsmC family protein gives MTRSDDLTTYELTGERHSPKRMRIDTGDAEFVVGKDVNPVEYFLGAVLGCLNSTGTMVARDMDIAIDDMTVTIEGDVDYASYLGAPSDARPGLQDLDVTISVAADADEDTLEAWLAAIEDRCPVTDNVENETSIDVAVESA, from the coding sequence ATGACACGATCCGACGACCTGACGACGTACGAACTGACGGGCGAGCGACACAGCCCGAAACGGATGCGAATCGACACCGGCGACGCCGAGTTCGTCGTCGGCAAAGACGTGAACCCCGTCGAGTACTTCCTTGGCGCGGTCCTCGGCTGTCTGAACTCGACGGGGACGATGGTCGCCCGCGACATGGACATCGCGATCGACGACATGACGGTGACGATAGAGGGCGACGTCGACTACGCCAGCTACCTCGGCGCCCCCTCCGACGCGCGCCCCGGCCTCCAGGACCTCGACGTCACGATTTCCGTGGCGGCAGACGCCGACGAGGACACCCTCGAAGCGTGGCTCGCGGCGATCGAGGACCGCTGTCCGGTCACCGACAACGTCGAGAACGAGACGTCGATCGACGTCGCCGTCGAGTCCGCCTGA
- a CDS encoding universal stress protein produces the protein MKAVCATDLSAASEATIESETCLECLGRIGVDEIHLVTVIPSNVHAGMPGMNFEGRREQALDRYRRVIENAGFDVETHVVRGTPHRRITGIAGTIGASLTIVGSRGKSPLENRVIGSTARNLARTTVTPLLVNRVEREADEPDVVREHLFQRVLYATDFSENADRAFEAFSYLRHATQEATLVHVETPKDPGLPEEEDPEARLAELASQLEEWGIETRTDVRQGDPADEILAAEAEYDPTTILVGSRGHSRLRRLLLGSVSEDIVARANGNVMLVPPERTA, from the coding sequence ATGAAAGCGGTCTGTGCGACTGACCTATCGGCAGCCAGTGAGGCAACGATCGAGAGCGAAACCTGCCTCGAGTGTCTCGGCCGGATCGGCGTCGACGAGATCCACCTGGTGACGGTGATCCCGTCGAACGTGCACGCGGGGATGCCCGGAATGAACTTCGAAGGACGTCGCGAGCAGGCACTCGATCGATATCGTCGCGTCATCGAGAACGCCGGGTTCGACGTCGAGACCCACGTCGTCCGCGGCACGCCACATCGACGGATTACCGGGATCGCCGGGACGATCGGCGCCAGCCTGACGATCGTGGGCTCGCGCGGGAAGAGCCCGCTCGAGAACCGCGTCATCGGTTCGACTGCGCGCAACCTCGCCCGGACGACGGTGACGCCGTTGCTCGTCAACCGGGTCGAACGCGAGGCCGACGAACCGGACGTGGTCCGGGAACACCTGTTCCAGCGCGTGCTGTACGCGACGGACTTCTCCGAGAACGCCGATCGGGCCTTCGAGGCGTTCTCGTACCTGCGCCACGCCACGCAGGAGGCGACACTGGTCCACGTCGAGACGCCGAAGGACCCGGGGCTCCCGGAGGAGGAAGATCCCGAAGCCCGACTGGCGGAACTCGCCTCCCAGCTCGAGGAGTGGGGAATCGAGACGCGGACCGACGTTCGGCAGGGCGACCCGGCCGACGAGATCCTCGCCGCGGAGGCCGAGTACGACCCGACGACGATCCTCGTCGGCTCGCGGGGCCACAGCAGACTCCGACGGCTGTTGCTCGGGAGCGTCTCCGAGGACATCGTCGCGCGGGCAAACGGGAACGTCATGCTCGTGCCGCCGGAGCGGACGGCCTGA
- a CDS encoding DUF7512 family protein — protein sequence MIDFATLSGPAQAIVLVGAVLVEAIVLYVGYGALEQVAKPLIERITQT from the coding sequence ATGATCGACTTCGCGACGCTTTCAGGACCAGCACAGGCAATCGTGCTCGTCGGCGCAGTCCTCGTCGAGGCAATCGTCCTCTACGTGGGCTACGGTGCCCTCGAGCAGGTCGCAAAACCACTCATCGAGCGGATCACCCAGACATAA
- a CDS encoding sulfite exporter TauE/SafE family protein — protein MELFGIALTMLALFVSFGFMVGVLFGFFGMGGSFLVTPALLVMGYPTRVAVGSGMAFVFGTAVIATLKHRDLGQVDYKLGGLMVVGTTAGIEVGSHIVYYLEEIGLAGGVIGVTYVFLLGAIGLFVSYNALKADGSDDSGAGGHHEAANQEIDPDDIPDIAKTIQSYRVPPMMTLSGGIQVSLWMILGVAFATGLLSGFLGVGGGFIRMPALFYLIGVPVPIAVGTDLFEIVISGGFGAYTYGLNGGVDLSIVVPLLAGSALGARIGSAATSVVNEDDIKIYFGLMLLGGSIAVAFQQSAGYFGMPVLDTIGFVLIMLSALLVSGAVIYSTITTMRADPDATGVSAD, from the coding sequence ATGGAACTCTTTGGAATCGCACTGACGATGCTCGCACTGTTCGTGAGCTTCGGCTTCATGGTCGGCGTGCTGTTCGGCTTCTTCGGGATGGGCGGTTCGTTCCTCGTCACGCCCGCGTTACTCGTGATGGGGTATCCCACCCGCGTCGCCGTCGGTAGCGGCATGGCCTTCGTCTTCGGGACGGCCGTTATCGCGACGCTGAAACACCGCGACCTCGGTCAGGTCGACTACAAACTCGGCGGGTTGATGGTCGTCGGGACGACCGCAGGCATCGAAGTCGGTAGTCACATCGTGTACTACCTCGAAGAAATCGGACTCGCAGGCGGCGTCATCGGCGTCACGTACGTCTTCCTGCTGGGTGCGATCGGCCTGTTCGTCAGCTACAACGCGCTGAAGGCCGACGGATCGGACGACAGCGGCGCTGGCGGTCACCACGAGGCCGCGAACCAGGAGATCGATCCGGACGACATTCCGGACATCGCCAAGACGATCCAGTCCTACCGGGTTCCGCCGATGATGACCCTCTCCGGCGGCATTCAGGTCTCGCTGTGGATGATCCTCGGCGTCGCGTTCGCCACGGGACTCCTCTCGGGCTTCCTCGGCGTCGGCGGCGGCTTCATCCGAATGCCCGCGCTGTTCTACCTGATCGGCGTCCCGGTGCCGATCGCGGTCGGAACCGACCTGTTCGAGATCGTCATCTCGGGCGGCTTCGGTGCGTACACCTACGGGCTCAACGGCGGTGTCGATCTCTCGATCGTCGTCCCGCTGCTGGCCGGGAGCGCACTCGGTGCCCGTATCGGCTCGGCAGCGACCAGCGTCGTCAACGAGGACGACATCAAGATCTACTTCGGGCTGATGCTCCTGGGTGGATCGATCGCCGTCGCCTTCCAGCAGTCGGCCGGCTACTTCGGCATGCCCGTGCTGGACACGATCGGCTTCGTGCTGATCATGCTCTCGGCGCTGCTGGTGAGCGGGGCCGTGATCTACAGCACGATCACGACGATGCGCGCAGATCCCGACGCGACTGGCGTGAGCGCGGACTAG
- a CDS encoding helix-turn-helix domain-containing protein, whose protein sequence is MASSMAEQLQQDMQCEGLLECIHGLKQLDKECFRVMVESEEPLTIDEVAERVDRERSTAYRSIQRLLQSGFIQKEQVNYDQGGYYHVYYPTDPNQIASDMQRMLNDWYAKMGQLIQEFEDKYEHVDDGAPAVEG, encoded by the coding sequence ATGGCTAGTTCGATGGCAGAACAACTCCAGCAGGACATGCAGTGTGAAGGTCTCCTGGAGTGTATCCACGGTCTCAAACAACTCGACAAGGAGTGCTTCCGGGTGATGGTCGAGAGCGAAGAGCCGCTGACGATCGACGAGGTCGCCGAGCGCGTCGACCGCGAACGCTCGACCGCCTACCGGTCGATCCAGCGACTGCTCCAGAGCGGGTTCATCCAGAAAGAACAGGTCAACTACGACCAGGGTGGCTACTACCACGTCTACTACCCGACCGATCCGAACCAGATCGCGAGCGACATGCAGCGGATGTTGAACGACTGGTACGCGAAGATGGGCCAGCTCATCCAGGAGTTCGAGGACAAGTACGAACACGTCGACGACGGCGCACCGGCCGTCGAAGGGTAG
- a CDS encoding helix-turn-helix domain-containing protein, with protein MANSMAEQLQQEMVCEGLLECIHGLKRLDTECYRTVVESEEPLTIDEVAERVDRERSTAYRSVRRLLQSGFIQKEQVNYDQGGYYHVYYPTDPNQIASDMQRMVNDWYAKLDQLIREFEAEYERASVDDATVSSGE; from the coding sequence ATGGCGAATTCGATGGCCGAACAACTCCAGCAGGAGATGGTGTGTGAAGGACTGCTGGAGTGCATTCACGGCCTCAAACGACTCGACACGGAGTGCTATCGAACGGTGGTCGAGAGCGAAGAGCCGCTGACGATCGACGAGGTCGCCGAGCGCGTCGACCGCGAACGCTCGACCGCCTACCGATCGGTCCGGCGACTGCTCCAGAGCGGGTTCATCCAGAAAGAACAGGTCAACTACGACCAGGGTGGCTACTACCACGTCTACTACCCGACCGATCCGAACCAGATCGCGAGCGACATGCAACGGATGGTAAACGACTGGTACGCGAAGCTGGACCAGCTCATCCGGGAGTTCGAGGCGGAGTACGAACGCGCCAGCGTCGACGACGCCACGGTCTCGTCGGGGGAGTAG
- a CDS encoding M20 family metallopeptidase, with amino-acid sequence MTEPAVDRDVSPDELAETTLELVAFDTTNPPGDTREIVAWLESFVADLGLETERFAAAPTKPNLLATLPGERETTLLFGGHLDTVPFDPDGWSYDPLGERVADRVYGRGTTDMKGAIAAMLHVARAYAGSDSRPPVTLAFAFVSDEEVGGDAGVTALVEADRLDADACVIGEPTCSEGAHSITVADRGSIWLTLEATGEAAHGSRPMLGENAIDRLWSAVETIRTRLEDRSLSIPDPVEPIVVESIEYYAPSMGEATARRLFERPTVNLGTIEGGETVNSVPRHASARLDVRLTAGVETLAVLGEVREWIDDHEGVSIADESWSVGSYEEPDAPIVTATRAVAADVLADRVHRRSATGGGDAKQLRNAGIPTVEFAVGTDTVHACDEYTTVDALAATAETYARLPAAFAADRSRSEQYTTDAR; translated from the coding sequence GTGACCGAACCTGCCGTCGATCGCGACGTGTCCCCGGACGAACTCGCCGAGACGACGCTCGAACTCGTCGCGTTCGACACGACCAACCCGCCCGGCGACACCCGCGAGATCGTCGCGTGGCTCGAATCGTTCGTCGCCGACCTCGGCCTCGAGACCGAACGGTTCGCGGCCGCTCCCACGAAACCGAACCTGCTCGCGACGCTCCCCGGCGAGCGCGAGACGACGCTGCTCTTCGGCGGTCACCTCGACACGGTCCCGTTCGACCCCGACGGCTGGTCGTACGATCCGCTCGGCGAACGCGTCGCCGATCGCGTCTACGGTCGCGGGACGACGGACATGAAGGGCGCGATCGCCGCGATGCTCCACGTCGCCCGCGCGTACGCAGGATCCGACAGCCGGCCGCCGGTGACGCTCGCGTTCGCGTTCGTCAGCGACGAGGAGGTCGGCGGCGACGCCGGCGTGACGGCCCTGGTCGAGGCCGATCGGCTCGACGCCGACGCGTGCGTGATCGGTGAACCCACCTGCAGCGAGGGTGCACACTCGATCACGGTGGCCGACCGGGGGAGCATCTGGCTCACGCTCGAGGCGACCGGCGAGGCCGCCCACGGATCGCGCCCGATGCTCGGCGAGAACGCGATCGATCGGCTCTGGTCGGCCGTCGAGACGATCCGGACGCGGCTCGAAGACCGTTCGCTGTCGATTCCGGACCCGGTCGAACCGATCGTGGTGGAGTCCATCGAGTACTACGCCCCGTCGATGGGCGAGGCGACTGCACGGCGGCTGTTCGAACGCCCGACGGTCAACCTCGGGACGATCGAGGGCGGCGAGACCGTCAACAGCGTGCCTCGCCACGCGAGCGCCCGGCTGGACGTTCGCCTTACCGCGGGGGTGGAGACACTCGCTGTCCTCGGAGAGGTTCGGGAGTGGATCGACGACCACGAGGGCGTCTCGATCGCGGACGAAAGCTGGAGCGTCGGCAGTTACGAGGAGCCGGACGCGCCGATCGTGACCGCGACGCGAGCCGTCGCGGCGGACGTGCTCGCCGATCGCGTCCACCGCCGGAGTGCAACCGGTGGCGGCGACGCGAAGCAGCTCCGGAACGCGGGAATTCCGACCGTCGAGTTCGCCGTCGGGACCGATACGGTCCACGCCTGCGACGAATACACGACCGTCGACGCCCTCGCGGCGACCGCAGAGACGTACGCTCGATTGCCGGCCGCGTTCGCCGCGGACCGATCCCGATCCGAGCAATACACGACGGACGCGAGGTAG
- a CDS encoding MBL fold metallo-hydrolase encodes MSNTDLDPAAVARRIHEDDTEELFVLDVRNEDDYDEWRIDGSKNVPIYDELLSYDYSTLEAHLDDLPTDTEIAVVCVAGITSARAAEFLREHGFDAKSVTDGMNGWGRVHRQYDVDRVDGVVQIVRPGTGCVSYLAHDGDRAVVVDPSQYIDRYLNAADERDLEIVGVADTHAHADHVSGARRLAGELDVPYYLHGDDAGELDTVATIEDGETIPVGERELEVLHTPGHTPGSVSFQFGDALLAGDTLFLRSVGRPDLEDGAEDAVRTAASRLFDSLDRLTEFDDETVVLPGHFSDEAIRPLATELGALREETTNELLSYVEDDDEEAFVETIVESLADEPANYNEIKQINWGKEQPGGDVEALELGPNNCAAN; translated from the coding sequence ATGTCCAATACCGACCTCGATCCCGCAGCCGTTGCCCGACGCATTCACGAAGACGATACGGAGGAACTCTTCGTCCTCGACGTCAGAAACGAAGACGACTACGACGAGTGGCGGATCGACGGGAGCAAGAACGTCCCCATCTACGACGAACTGCTGTCGTACGACTACTCCACGCTGGAGGCCCACCTCGACGACCTGCCGACGGATACGGAGATCGCGGTCGTCTGTGTCGCCGGTATCACGTCGGCACGCGCTGCGGAATTCCTCCGCGAGCACGGGTTCGACGCGAAATCGGTCACCGACGGTATGAACGGTTGGGGTCGCGTCCACCGCCAGTACGACGTGGATCGCGTCGACGGCGTCGTCCAGATCGTCCGCCCCGGGACGGGCTGCGTCTCGTACCTCGCCCACGACGGCGATCGGGCCGTCGTCGTCGATCCGAGTCAGTACATCGATCGGTATCTGAACGCGGCCGACGAGCGCGACCTCGAGATCGTCGGCGTCGCGGACACGCACGCCCACGCCGACCACGTCTCGGGGGCGCGCCGCCTCGCTGGCGAACTCGACGTGCCGTACTACCTCCACGGGGACGACGCCGGCGAACTCGACACCGTCGCGACGATCGAAGACGGCGAGACGATCCCGGTCGGCGAGCGCGAACTCGAGGTACTCCACACGCCGGGTCACACGCCCGGCAGCGTCTCGTTCCAGTTCGGCGATGCGCTCCTCGCCGGGGATACGCTATTCCTTCGCAGCGTCGGCCGCCCCGACCTCGAGGACGGCGCAGAAGACGCCGTCCGGACGGCTGCGAGCCGGCTGTTCGACAGCCTCGATCGGCTGACGGAGTTCGACGACGAGACCGTCGTTCTGCCCGGTCACTTCAGCGACGAGGCTATTCGTCCGCTCGCAACCGAACTCGGCGCGCTTCGGGAAGAGACGACGAACGAACTCCTGAGCTACGTCGAGGACGACGACGAAGAGGCGTTCGTCGAAACCATCGTCGAGAGCCTCGCGGACGAGCCGGCAAACTACAACGAGATCAAGCAGATCAACTGGGGCAAAGAACAGCCCGGCGGCGACGTCGAGGCGCTCGAACTGGGACCGAACAACTGCGCCGCGAACTGA
- a CDS encoding dihydrolipoyl dehydrogenase — MDAGTAEFDFLVIGSGSGLDVANAAANRGQSVAVVEKGPLGGTCLNRGCIPSKKLLYHAEVMETVDRADEFGIHADVTAVDFADIVREVNDDVSSSAESIHRGLRTSNRHTLFEGECRFVADRTIEITDGLDAGKRASADTILVAAGTRPAIPPIDGIETVEYLTSREALQLEAPPDHLVIVGGGYIAAELAHFFGTFGSDVTIVGRRAQLLPEADEDVAAAFLERYADRFDVYTGYEAVAASESGGEVTVEARPYPPAWDDAGERDDVTVTGDTLLVAAGRRPNSDTLNLEAAGVETDANGFVETDEYLRTTAEGIWALGDIVGEYLLKHNANHEARTVVRNLFGDDLEPVDYTAMPFAVFASPEVAGVGAREQDLREADREYATRTYPYEDTARGSAMKIEGLVKVLIEPDGEILGCHIVGPEASNLIEEVVVAMKAGTGTVWDIRESVHIHPALSEVVDRAFAGQFTRRGGAHDHDHHDHDHHDHDHE, encoded by the coding sequence ATGGACGCTGGAACTGCGGAGTTCGATTTCCTCGTCATCGGCTCGGGATCCGGACTCGACGTCGCGAACGCGGCCGCGAACCGCGGGCAGTCCGTCGCGGTCGTCGAGAAGGGGCCGCTCGGCGGCACCTGTCTCAACCGCGGCTGTATCCCCTCGAAAAAGCTGCTGTACCACGCGGAGGTGATGGAGACCGTCGATCGGGCCGACGAGTTCGGAATCCACGCCGACGTCACGGCCGTCGACTTCGCCGACATCGTCCGCGAGGTGAACGACGACGTCTCGAGTAGCGCCGAGTCGATCCACCGCGGATTGCGCACGTCGAACCGGCACACGCTGTTCGAGGGCGAGTGTCGATTCGTCGCCGATCGGACGATCGAGATTACCGACGGTCTCGACGCGGGCAAGCGCGCGAGCGCCGACACCATCCTCGTGGCAGCGGGGACGCGTCCGGCGATCCCGCCGATCGACGGCATCGAGACCGTCGAGTACCTCACCAGCCGGGAGGCGCTCCAGCTCGAGGCGCCGCCGGACCACCTCGTGATCGTCGGCGGCGGCTACATCGCGGCCGAACTGGCGCACTTCTTCGGGACGTTCGGTAGCGACGTGACGATCGTCGGTCGACGCGCGCAACTCCTTCCGGAGGCCGACGAGGACGTCGCCGCCGCGTTTCTCGAGCGCTACGCCGATCGGTTCGACGTCTACACGGGGTACGAGGCCGTCGCCGCCTCGGAGTCCGGCGGCGAGGTGACCGTCGAGGCGCGCCCGTACCCGCCGGCGTGGGACGACGCGGGCGAGCGCGACGACGTGACCGTGACGGGCGACACCCTGCTCGTCGCGGCCGGCCGACGGCCGAACTCGGACACGCTGAACCTCGAGGCCGCCGGCGTCGAAACCGACGCGAACGGCTTCGTCGAGACCGACGAGTACCTGCGGACGACGGCCGAGGGAATCTGGGCACTCGGGGACATCGTCGGGGAATATCTGCTGAAACACAACGCGAACCACGAGGCCCGGACCGTCGTCCGGAACCTGTTCGGTGACGACCTCGAACCGGTCGACTACACCGCGATGCCCTTCGCCGTGTTCGCCTCGCCGGAGGTGGCCGGCGTCGGCGCACGAGAGCAGGACCTCCGCGAGGCCGATCGCGAGTACGCCACGCGAACGTACCCCTACGAGGACACCGCCCGTGGCAGCGCGATGAAGATCGAGGGGCTCGTCAAGGTGCTCATCGAACCGGACGGCGAGATCCTCGGCTGTCACATCGTCGGCCCGGAGGCGTCGAACCTGATCGAGGAGGTCGTCGTCGCGATGAAAGCGGGCACCGGAACCGTCTGGGACATCCGCGAGTCGGTCCACATCCATCCCGCGCTGTCGGAAGTGGTCGATCGGGCGTTCGCCGGCCAGTTCACTCGCCGCGGTGGTGCACACGATCACGATCATCACGACCACGACCACCACGACCACGATCACGAATGA
- a CDS encoding DUF7521 family protein: MIEAPLVLAKLVTLALSLAIAYLAYHGYRRNGRKPMLYVAAGFVFIGAGAICEGLIYVVFGTSILSAGLIQAAIVSSGMVLVLVSLTR, translated from the coding sequence ATGATCGAGGCGCCGTTGGTCCTCGCGAAACTGGTCACGCTCGCGTTGAGCCTCGCCATCGCGTACCTGGCCTACCACGGCTACCGACGAAACGGTCGCAAACCGATGCTGTACGTCGCCGCCGGATTCGTGTTCATCGGCGCCGGTGCGATCTGTGAAGGCCTCATCTACGTGGTCTTCGGAACGTCGATCCTGTCTGCGGGCCTCATCCAGGCGGCGATCGTCTCGAGCGGGATGGTGCTCGTTCTCGTCTCACTGACCAGGTGA
- a CDS encoding ArsR/SmtB family transcription factor has product MQQEGDTDPGDVFQVLADDYARRILVAADRGPMTAKALSEACNASLATVYRRVSTLKEYDLVEERTSIGPDGSHRSEFETALEGLHVDLSDGELTLAMETRDELADNFTSLWDDIRGER; this is encoded by the coding sequence GTGCAACAGGAGGGAGATACGGACCCGGGCGACGTCTTCCAAGTCCTGGCCGACGACTACGCCCGTCGGATTCTCGTCGCTGCGGATCGGGGTCCGATGACTGCGAAAGCGCTCAGCGAGGCGTGTAACGCGTCTCTCGCGACGGTGTATCGTCGCGTCTCGACGCTCAAGGAGTACGACCTCGTCGAAGAACGCACGTCGATCGGACCGGACGGCTCGCACAGGAGCGAGTTCGAGACGGCACTCGAGGGTCTCCACGTCGATCTCTCGGACGGCGAACTGACGCTGGCCATGGAGACGCGCGACGAACTTGCGGACAACTTTACGTCGCTGTGGGACGACATTCGGGGAGAGCGATGA
- a CDS encoding carbamoyltransferase family protein, giving the protein MTEYLLAFKPAIGLYGQHDPSAVLFEDGTPVFGVEEERYTRDKHATDTFPEHAIRACLDSRNLELPDLDRVLLPYDPQLRGEIATHYLIDAIRAPGLGRKLSALERTLVSQVRSRFVPTRQIERRLESIGTPLPPIETVSHHRCHAASAFHPSGFDEGIVLTVDAKGEYDSTVIWYADDDGLRRVRTYEHPNSLGLFFAVVTEFLGYRMFNGEGKVMGLAPYGEENPEIEAVLRDLIDTGVDYDVTGLTRRWGTGHGVELLEDAFGRSRTETPGEFDRWEKDLAYTAQKLLEETVVDVAETAVDRLGTANVALAGGVALNCKLNKRVRESPVVDDVFVQPVAHDAGLALGAGWSRQRPAAVDRQTSVYFGPGYETDEIRSTLETNKIAYAEPDDLERYVAERLADGDLVGWFQGRMEMGPRALGARSILADPRTAASRDRVNRFVKHREEWRPFAPSMLESAAEEYLADGGTAPFMIDAFDVRPAKTDDLEAVLHPADDSTRPQTVREDQHPRYHRLISEFADVTGVPVVLNTSFNDHAEPIVRTPTQALKDFYGMGLDVLVLEDLVVEKDTHAVETDARPG; this is encoded by the coding sequence ATGACGGAGTATCTACTCGCATTTAAACCCGCGATCGGGCTGTACGGCCAACACGATCCGAGTGCCGTGCTCTTCGAGGACGGAACGCCGGTCTTCGGCGTCGAGGAAGAACGATATACGCGGGACAAACACGCCACGGATACCTTCCCCGAGCACGCGATCCGGGCGTGTCTCGACTCTCGGAACCTGGAGCTTCCGGACCTCGATCGCGTCCTCCTGCCGTACGATCCGCAACTCCGGGGAGAGATCGCCACCCACTACCTGATCGACGCGATTCGAGCGCCCGGTCTCGGACGGAAGCTCTCGGCGCTGGAGCGGACGCTCGTCAGCCAGGTCCGGAGTCGGTTCGTCCCGACGCGGCAGATCGAACGCCGCCTCGAGTCGATCGGGACGCCGCTGCCACCGATCGAGACGGTTTCCCACCACCGCTGTCACGCCGCCAGCGCGTTCCACCCGTCCGGGTTCGACGAGGGGATCGTCCTCACCGTGGACGCGAAAGGCGAGTACGATTCGACGGTGATCTGGTACGCCGACGACGACGGCCTGCGTCGCGTGCGCACGTACGAGCACCCAAACAGTCTCGGACTCTTCTTCGCCGTCGTGACGGAGTTCCTCGGCTACCGGATGTTCAACGGCGAAGGGAAGGTGATGGGACTCGCCCCGTACGGGGAGGAGAATCCGGAGATCGAAGCCGTCCTGCGGGACCTGATCGACACCGGCGTCGACTACGACGTCACGGGCCTCACGAGGCGGTGGGGCACCGGTCACGGCGTCGAACTGCTCGAGGACGCCTTCGGTCGTTCGCGAACGGAGACGCCCGGCGAGTTCGACCGGTGGGAGAAAGACCTCGCCTACACGGCCCAGAAACTGCTCGAGGAGACGGTCGTCGACGTCGCGGAGACGGCCGTCGATCGCCTCGGTACCGCGAACGTCGCGCTCGCGGGCGGGGTGGCGCTCAACTGCAAGCTGAACAAGCGCGTTCGCGAATCGCCGGTCGTCGACGACGTCTTCGTCCAGCCCGTCGCCCACGACGCGGGCCTCGCGCTCGGGGCGGGCTGGTCACGACAGCGACCGGCGGCGGTCGATCGACAGACGTCCGTCTACTTCGGTCCCGGGTACGAGACCGACGAGATCCGGTCGACCCTCGAGACGAACAAGATCGCGTACGCGGAACCGGACGACCTCGAGCGCTACGTCGCCGAACGACTCGCGGACGGCGACCTGGTCGGCTGGTTCCAGGGTCGCATGGAGATGGGTCCGCGAGCACTCGGGGCCAGAAGTATCCTCGCCGATCCCCGTACCGCCGCGTCGCGCGATCGGGTCAACCGGTTCGTCAAACACCGCGAGGAGTGGCGGCCGTTCGCGCCGTCGATGCTCGAGTCGGCCGCCGAGGAGTACCTCGCCGACGGCGGGACGGCACCGTTCATGATCGACGCGTTCGACGTCCGTCCGGCGAAGACCGACGACCTCGAGGCCGTCTTGCACCCGGCCGACGACTCGACGCGACCCCAGACCGTCCGCGAGGATCAGCACCCGCGATACCACCGACTGATCTCGGAGTTCGCCGACGTCACCGGCGTCCCCGTCGTCCTCAACACCTCGTTCAACGATCACGCCGAACCGATCGTCCGGACGCCGACCCAGGCGCTCAAGGACTTCTACGGGATGGGACTCGACGTGCTCGTGCTCGAGGACCTCGTCGTCGAGAAGGACACCCACGCCGTCGAGACGGACGCCCGTCCCGGGTGA
- a CDS encoding thioredoxin family protein codes for MTEPAHSESTGVGRTAQKPVQLDDTDDYDDLLAEHDLVLLEFVTSGCGICASMDPVLGTVARSAPGVVATVNAGHVPELTGEFDVRSVPTLVVLKDGEEVARLDDGFQSAETLVDLLETHAAQ; via the coding sequence ATGACCGAACCAGCGCACTCGGAGTCGACCGGCGTCGGACGGACCGCGCAGAAACCCGTCCAGTTAGACGACACCGACGATTACGATGACCTCCTCGCGGAGCACGACCTCGTACTGCTCGAGTTCGTCACGTCGGGGTGCGGAATCTGCGCGTCGATGGACCCGGTGCTCGGCACCGTCGCCCGAAGCGCGCCGGGCGTCGTGGCGACGGTAAACGCCGGTCACGTCCCGGAGCTCACCGGCGAGTTCGACGTCCGGAGCGTCCCGACGCTCGTCGTCCTGAAAGACGGCGAAGAGGTCGCCCGCCTCGACGACGGGTTCCAGAGTGCGGAGACGCTCGTGGACCTGCTCGAGACGCACGCGGCGCAGTAA